TATGCACCCGTCCAATATCATCCTGAGTGTCAACCGTACCCAATAAATAAACATTGCGCCGGTTGACCTGAACTTTCACGTTATCCAAATGGGCGGTTTCGCTGTTAAGGCGGAGGGCTTCGTAAACATCGTCCAGTAAATCAAGATCGTTGTTATCTACATGGCCGGGCAGGCGCTCAATATCAGGGTCGGAATTTTCCATACCGGGGGCAAATCCGGCGGCAATCTCGACACCTTGCGGGTCATCGTCGGGCAGGACCGCCGGGTCGTGCGGCGGGGTATAGGTTAGCCCTTG
This genomic interval from Anaerolineae bacterium contains the following:
- a CDS encoding BON domain-containing protein translates to MSKEKDQKQIKKLFSPPGTGETETQESADLFAAPNPGEKEEAEDVDAAGDLAEDDLINTQYSNGHTYNPQIAAEQGLTYTPPHDPAVLPDDDPQGVEIAAGFAPGMENSDPDIERLPGHVDNNDLDLLDDVYEALRLNSETAHLDNVKVQVNRRNVYLLGTVDTQDDIGRVHTIVRGLKGVRVIRNNLQVNPS